The nucleotide sequence AAATTAAGATTTTTTACCTTTGGTTAACGTGCCATAAATAATCCCTAAAACTCAATATGAGTCTATTTAGAAAATTTCTAAATCCTAAATCTAAATCAGACAAAGGTCAGGACATTCCAGAGAATGCTGATCGTGGGAAATATATGCCTGATGTTAAGCTACCAACCGATGAGCGATTTATGCTCAACTTTAAAAATAACGGTGGAAAATTCTTGTATTGCGAGAATGATGAAGAAGTGTTGCAGGCATTTGATAATATATTATTGGAGAACGATTGGTATGAACAAGAATCTTGTTGTTTTGACGAAAACTTAATTAATAAGTTCGATCAATTCAATCTTGAATTCAATAGATCAGGAAATTCTTCTTTTTTTCTGTCTACCTGTGAATATCTTATTGCTAATGATGGATCAATTCTTATTTCTTCCAATCAGATAAAAGAAGCTAAACTTAACGATCTTCCATCAAATTTTATAATCTTAGCCTCTACAAGTCAGCTAGTTGACACTATTGGAGAAGGTCTAAGAGGGATCAAGTTCAACAATAAAGAACGTATTCCTACCAACATCACTACTATAAAAAGTTTTGAAACTCAAACAGAAGAAGATTTTATGAGCTATGGAAGTAGCACAAAAAACCTATATTTGCTGCTTAGGGAAGACCTGTAATTTATGAAGGAATCTATTATTCGCACTGTATCTGGGTTGTTGTACATATCCATGTTGGTAGTTTCCATACTCTCTTCAGAGCTTGTCTTTATTTCTCTATTCTTCGTTCTGGGCTTTGTATGTCTTTTAGAACTTGAAAAATTATTACACCTTAAAAGTTATGCCATCTATGCAATTCACGCATTGATATTCTATCTTTTTAGCTATTTGAAGTTTAATGCAAACGCGACTCTGCTCTTGCTTTGCATCACAATATTCGTAAATCTTTTCCTCATTAAAGATCTTCTTTTTATAAGGACAATTCCTGTTTTTGAAAAGAAGAAATATATCATTTTAATATTCTACCTATCTTCTTCCATCATATTTTTAACCCTTATCCCTACGTATACAGGAATTTTTAATCCACAGATTATTGTTGGAGTATTTGTACTTATATGGACAAACGATACCTTTGCCTATATTACAGGGAAAAATTTTGGAAAAAATAAACTGTATGAAAGAATTTCACCCAACAAAACTGTAGAAGGTTTTATAGGCGGAATGGTGTTTAGTGCTGTGGGTGGATATTGTATTTTTTACTTTACACATTACCTCAATTTTCAATTCTGGTTGGGATTAGCCATTATATTGAGTATTTTTGGAACCTTAGGAGATCTAATCCAATCTAAGTTTAAAAGACAAGCAGGAGTAAAAGATAGCGGTAAGTTAATGCCCGGTCATGGTGGTTTATTTGATAGACTGGATAGCATAATTTTCTCTAGC is from Gillisia sp. Hel1_33_143 and encodes:
- a CDS encoding phosphatidate cytidylyltransferase codes for the protein MKESIIRTVSGLLYISMLVVSILSSELVFISLFFVLGFVCLLELEKLLHLKSYAIYAIHALIFYLFSYLKFNANATLLLLCITIFVNLFLIKDLLFIRTIPVFEKKKYIILIFYLSSSIIFLTLIPTYTGIFNPQIIVGVFVLIWTNDTFAYITGKNFGKNKLYERISPNKTVEGFIGGMVFSAVGGYCIFYFTHYLNFQFWLGLAIILSIFGTLGDLIQSKFKRQAGVKDSGKLMPGHGGLFDRLDSIIFSSPFVYAYLLIINHVS
- a CDS encoding LUD domain-containing protein, with product MSLFRKFLNPKSKSDKGQDIPENADRGKYMPDVKLPTDERFMLNFKNNGGKFLYCENDEEVLQAFDNILLENDWYEQESCCFDENLINKFDQFNLEFNRSGNSSFFLSTCEYLIANDGSILISSNQIKEAKLNDLPSNFIILASTSQLVDTIGEGLRGIKFNNKERIPTNITTIKSFETQTEEDFMSYGSSTKNLYLLLREDL